The window GATCGACAGGAATCCCGACGGGACCATCACCATCACGATCAACCAGGCGAAGAACCCCGAGGCGCTGCAGGAGGACCTGCGGGCGATGGGGTTGAACGCCGTCGTCGACTACATCCCGGCAGGCAAGCGCTGCAGTCCGCAGCCGCGCAGCGAGAACTGGGCGGACGAGGGGATGGTGCGGGGCAAGGTGTTCTTCGGCAAGGAAGCGACTCCGCCGGAAGGTGTCGGATTCAGCATCGACCCGTCGGCGGTGAAGGAGGGGCAGACGGCAGTGCTGGAGTTCAGTGTCCGCGAGGGGTCCGACATGACGGTCGCGGGGATGTGGAGCGGCGTCTCCGACGGGCCTGTCGCCGCATGCGCGCTGGTCGACGACCCGAACGGCACCCTCGGACCCTCCGGAGGGCCAACCGACGTCCTGATGCAGGGGAAGGGCGACGGCTAGGCTCGCGGGACCTGCCGCCGTCCAGGCGTGCGTCTAGGGGCGGCGGGTGAGGGAGTCGCGCAGCCAGCGGCGGGCCACCGCGAGGGCGATCGGCGGCGGCACCGTGCCCGCGCCGAGCCCCACCTCGACGAGCAGGTCGAAGACCTCCTTGCGGTGCGCGGCCGTGCCGATGGCGGCGTCGATGAAGCCCGGCGACTGGGCGAGGCGGGCCAGCACGTCGGTGGTGCGCAGGTGCCGCCCGAGAGCCCCGCGGAGGGAGCGGCGGTAGGCGGGCAGCGGGTCGGCCGCCGCCCGCACGGCCGCCTCCCCGGCGAGGCGGCCGGACAGCAGCGCGTAGTAGATCCCCTCGCCGGTGAGCGGGTTGATGAGGCTGGCGGCGTCGCCGGCGAGCATGACCCGGCCGGCTCCGGGCGCCGGGCGGCCGGTCGACAGGGGCAGGTGGTGCGCGCGCAGATCGCGCGCCGGCCGGTCGGGCAGCAGCTCGGCGAGCCGGCCGTGCAGCACGTCGCGGCCCGGCCGGCCGGCGGCGTGCAGGCGGGGCAGGAGCATCCCGAAGCCGACGTTCGCGGTGCCGTCGCCGATGGGGAACGACCACGCGTAGGCGGGCCAGCCCTCCTTCTGCATGGCGATGAGCTGGGCGTCGTCGTCCGGCGGGACGTCGGCGTAGCCGCGTACGGCGATCGCGGTGTGCCGCGCGGCGGCGGCCGGGAGACCGATGAGGCGGCGCACGGCCGAGTGGGCGCCGTCGGCCGCGACCACGGCGCGGGCGCGGATCGTCCCGTCCACGACGACGTCGCCGCCGTTCGCACGCAGGTCGCGCACCCGGTGGCGGCGCACCTCGACGCCGCGGGCGCGGGCGGCCGCCACCAGGCGCGCGTCGAACACCCTGCGGGGGACGACGTGGTTGGGCCGCGCCGCCGTGGCGGACACGCGGACTCCGCTGGGCGAGACCACCGACAGGTGCGGGGTGGGCCGGTAGTCGTCGATGAGGTCGGGCAGGCCGAGCAGGGCCAGCTCGTCACGGCCGTGGGCCGCGATGCCGTCGCCGCACGCCTTGTCGCGGGGGAAGTCGGCCTTGTCCAGCAGGAGCACCCGGGCGCCTGGCCGGAGCTGGGCCGCGCGCAGCGCCGCCGCCGCTCCCGCCGGGCCGCCGCCGACCACCACGAGATCCCAGACGCCGTCCACGTAGTGACTGTGCCTCCTGGGCCGCCCGCGAAACCGCCCGGCCGGCACGGACGGCCCATGAGCCGCACGTGCGCGGCACGTGAGCTTGGCCCCGGCCTGGGTACAGGGACGGCACAGCCAACCAGCAGGAGGGGCAGATGGGCTCGTCGATCCGCCTGGGCCGCATCGCGGGAGTGCCGGTCGGGCTGAACATCAGCGTCCTGGTCATCGTCGCCATCCTGGTGTTCGGGCTGGCGTTCGGGCGCTTCCCCGCCGTCTTCCCGGGCTGGCCCACGGTGGTCTACCTGCTGGCCGGGCTCGTGACGGCGGTGCTGTTCCTGCTGTCGCTGCTGGCCCACGAGCTGGCGCACGCCGTGATGGCCCAGCGCCACGGCATCGAGGTGGGGCGGATCACGCTGTGGCTGCTCGGCGGCGTGGCGGAGCTGCGCGGCGAGCCCCGCAGCCCCGGCGCCGACCTGAAGATCGCGATCGTGGGGCCGCTGACGAGTCTGGTGTGCGCGGTCGTGTTCGCCGGGGTCGCGCTGCTGGCCGCGGCGGCGGGCGGCACACCGCTGCTGGTGGGCGTGTTCGCCTATCTCGCCGGGGTGAACGTGCTGCTGGCCGTGTTCAACCTGATCCCGGCCGCGCCGCTGGACGGCGGCCGGGTGCTGCGTGCGGCGCTGTGGGCCCGGTGGGGTGACCGGGCGCGCGCCGCCATCGCCGCCGCCCGCGCCGGGCGCGGCTTCGGCTACGCGCTGATCGCGGTCGGGTTCCTGCAGGTGGTCACGGGCCGGGGCTTCGAGGGGCTGTGGCTGGCCCTCATCGGGCTGTTCCTGGTGAACGCCGCCAGCGCCGAGGAGCAGCAGGCCCAGCTCGGCACCGCGCTGCACGGGCTGCGGGTGGGGGACGTCATGTCGGACCGGCTCGTCGTGGCCGACCCGGACGAGAGCGTGTCGACGCTGGTCGAGCAGGTCGTGCTGCGGCACCGGTTGTCCACGTATCCGCTGGTGGACACACACGGCCGGTTCGCGGGGCTGGTGACCCTCAACCGGATCAGGGCCGTACCCACCGAGGCACGGCCGCTGACGCGGCTGCGCGACATCGCCTGCCCGCCCGAGGAGGTGCCGTCGGCCCGGCCCGACGAGCCGCTGACCGAGCTGCTGACCCGGATGGGCGGCGGTGCCGACGGGCGGGCTGTGGTGCTCGACCCCGGCGGACGCCTGGTCGGCCTGCTCACGCCGAGCGACATCAGCCGGATCATCCAGACGGCCGGCCTGCGGGGCAGCGACCCCTACCTCGGCCCGCGCGGCGCCGACGTGGCCGTGCCGTACCACGACCGCGACCACCCGAGCAGGCCGCCAGGCGAGCCGCCGGGTGGGCCCCCGGGTGGGCACCCGGGTGGGCACCGCGACGCCGCCTGAGACCCGCGCCAGGGTCCGCCCCCGAGATCGACGTCAGGGCTGCGACTTCAGCAGCAGCAGCGCTGTGTCGTCAGTGCGGTGGTCGACGCTCTCGGCCTGGTCGATGAGGAGCTGGGCGAGGATGTGCAGCGGCAGATCCGCCGAGCGGGTGAGGTGCTCGGCGAGGCCGGCGATGCCCTCGTCGAGGTCGACACCGGGCGCCTCGATGAGGCCGTCGGTGTAGAGGGCGAGGACGGAGCCCATCGGGAACGCGATCTCCCGGGTCAGGTAGTCGGCGTCGGGTTCGAGGCCGAGCAGCAGGCCGGGCGGCAGGTCGACGCTGCGGGCGACCTCGCCGGGGCGGCGCAGCAGGGGCGGCAGGTGGCCGGCGCTGGCCAGTGTGGCCCGGCGGCGTTTCAGGTCCAGGGTGACGTACAGGCAGCTCGTGAACAGCTCGGGCGCCAGGTCGATGAGGAGCAGGTTGGTGTGGGCGAGCACGTCGCCGGGGCGCGCGCCCGCGGTCGCGTGGGCGCGGATGGCGGTCCGCACCTGGCCCATGAGGGCGGCGGCGGTCATGTCGTGGCCCTGGACGTCGCCGATGACGGCGGCGACCGTGGTGTCGTCGAGGCGGATGAGGTCGTAGAAGTCGCCGCCGATGTCCATGCCACGGGTGGCGGGCAGGTAGTGGGCGGCGACCTGCAGCCCGGGGACGGCGGGCAGTTCGCTGGGCAGCAGGCTGGCCTGCAGGCATTCGGCGAGCTGGTGCTTGACGTCGTAGAGGCGGGCGCGTTCGAGGGCCTGCGCGATGAGGCCGGCGAGCGAGGTGAGCGTGGCCCGCTCGTCGGGGTTGAACATGTGCGGCCGGTCGTAGCCGAACAGGCACGCGCCGAAGGGCCGGCCGGAGGTGATGAGCGGTAGCACGGCCCAGGCGGACATGTCGTCGTAGCGGACGGCGTCGGGGTAGGCCTGCCTGTACTCCTCCCAGTTGCCGTAGAACTCCGGGTCACCGCTCCGGAGGGCGTCGCAGGTGCTCGTGGGCGCGTCGAGCGGGAGGCCGTCGTACCGGTCGACGAATCCCCGGCCGTAGCCGCGTGCGCCGACGACCCGCAGCCGCCCGTTCTCGGCGATCGTGAGGGCGAGGGCCTGGATGTCGCAGACCGACATGACCTGGTCGGCGACGAGGTCGGTCACGTCCTGCACGGTGACCGCCCGGGTGAGGGTGGCCGCGAGGTGGACCATGTTGTACAGGGCGTCCGCCCGCAGCTTTCCGGCCTCGGCCACGTGGTCCTGTTCCTCCCCGGCCGGCGGCGGGGCGGTGAGGTCGGGGGCGATGCGGACGCTGATCCCGGTGGGATCGGAGTGGAACTCGAAGGACAGCCGACGGCCGGACGGGTGCCGGGCGGTGAAGGACGTGGGCCGGTGGCTGAGGACCGCCTGGCGGTAGTGGTCCTCGAAGACCGGATCGCCCATCCACGGCAGCACCTCCCAGGGGCGCATGCACAACAGGTCCGCCGGGTCGACGCCCAGCAGGTCGGCCGCCTGCGGGGTGATGAAGGTGACCCTGCCCTCCATGTCCATGGCGCAGGCTCCCCAGGGGAGCCGGTTGAGGTAGTCGAGCGCGGCCCGCGCGGCGACGGGGTCCACCTGGCCGTCGCCCCGGGGTGACAGGATGCGCGGGCGGGAGCCGGGCAGCAGGGACTCGCCGCGGTCGGCGGCCCGCCGGATGAGCGCGCCCATCCGGCGGGTGGTCCCTTCCATGACCTCCAGTTCGTGCGGGGTCAGCTCGGCCGGGTGCGGCTCGGGCCACAGCAGCACCAGCGAGCCCCTGTCGACGCCGCCGGCGTGGATGGGCATGGCGGCCAGGGAGAAGTGGTACGGCAGCGACAGCGCCACCCCGGGAAAACGGCGGGCCATGTCCTCGTGGTCGGCCAGCCACACCAGGCGCCGTTCGCGCACGGCGGCCGCCGCGGGGACCGGGTCCTCCAGTCTGATCCTGACCCACTGGTGGGCGATGGGAGCCGGGATCCCGACGGCCGAGCTCATCAGCAGCACGCCTTCGCCGGGCGGCAGCAGGAAGAGGGCCCCCATGTGCGCCTTGGTGACGGCGACGGTCGCGGCCAGCAGTTCGTCCAGCCCGGACGCCAGCGGGCCGGGGCCGGTCGGGGCTGCGGTGGTCTCGGTGGTCTGTTCCTGCATCCTGTGCCGCCTCGCTTCCCGGCGGATTACTACATCCCGAAAATGCCCATATAGGACAATATGCCCGAGTTACCGGCAGAGCACTACGAGCAGGGGTTTATCCGGGCCGGACCGAACGCCGGTTACCCTGCGCTCATGCACACGCAGTCCCCCGCCGCCGGAACCCCGGTGCTCGGGCCTCGCCTGATCCGGGCCGAGCTGTTCGTGGTCTTCGCCGTCTCGCTCGGCGCCAGCGGCCTGGTCGCCCTGGTCCGGCTGATCGGCGCGCTCACCGCGCCGAAGGACCTGAAGGGGCAGCAGGCCGTCCTGGTCGGGTCGATGGCGCCGGGACGGCCGTGGTTCGACCTGACCCTGCAGCTCGTCGGCATCGCCGTCAACGTGGCTCCCGTCGCCCTCGTCGCCTACCTGCTGGTCCGGTCGGCCGAGTCGATGCGCACCATCGGCATGGACCTCCGCGAGCCGGCCCGCGACCTGCGGCGCGGCGCCGCGCTGGCCGCCGTGATCGGCGGGACGGGCCTGGCCTTCTACCTCCTCGTGTACGCCATGGGAGTGAACCTCGCCGTCGTCGCCGGGAACCTGCCGGACGAGTGGTGGCGGGTGCCGGTGCTGCTGCTGGCGGCGGCCCAGAACGGGGTCCTGGAGGAGGTGCTGGTCGCCGGCTACCTGCTGCACCGGCTGGACCAGGCGGGGTGGAGCCCGTGGCGGGCCGTCGCGCTGTCGGCGGTGCTGCGCGGCTCGTACCACCTCTACCAGGGGTTCGGCGGCTTCGTCGGCAACGTGGTGATGGGCGTGGTGTTCGGCCGGCTGTACCAGCGCTGGGGGCGGGCGATGCCGCTCGTCGTGGCGCACACCCTCATCGACGCCGTCGCCTTCGTCGGATACGCGGCCCTGCGCGGCCGGGTGAGCTGGCTGCCCTGACGGCGGCCGGTCCGCGGCGGCGGGCGAGCCCGGACAGGGCGAGCCCCGGCCGCCGGAGGGCGGCCGGGGTTTCGCGGGCCGGGTTACCGGTAGACGCGCGGGTCGGCCTTCAGCCCCCGCGTGAGCCGTACGGTGATGAACTCGTTGTCGTCCGGCCGGCCGGGGGTGCGCCCGGACGAGAACGGGAAGTTGTTGTCGTCGAGCACGCCGAGCGTGCGGTCGTCGAGGATGACCACGTCCTCGATCGTCTGGAACGGGAACCTGAACGTCGCGCCCGAGCCGCCGAGACCGCGCGGGTCGGCGAGGTCGAGCAGGTCGGCCACCAGGGTCTTGTCCAGCGCGCCGTCGCCGTCCCGGTCCCGGGTGTCGGCCAGGTAGATCCGCTTGACCCGCGCGGCGTCGCCCTGCAGGTTGTCGCGCTCGATGACGAGGAAGCGGTGCCGGTCCACCGCGATGGCGTCGCCGATGGCGTGCGCGGGGTCGTCCAGTCGGTACGTCCAGCGCCGCTCGGTGTAGGCCCGCTTGCGCAGGTCGAACTCGTACATCCGCAGCGTACCCGCCGGGTCGCCGGTCACCGTGCCCTCCAGCAGCGGGTAGAGGCGGCGGCCGTCCACCGAGCGGGCCATGCCCTCGAAGCCCTTGCTGCGGCCGAGGTTCGGCGTGGCGCCGGCCAGGTTCGGGTTCTCGGGCGCCCGCACGCCGGGCAGTTCGACAGGCGCGTCCAGCAGCCGCCCCTCGCGGTCGGCGTGCAGGAGGAACGGGCCGAACTCGTCGCCGATCCAGTAGGTGCCGTCCTGGGCGCGCACGATCGACTCGACGTCGAAGTCGGCGCCGGTCAACGTGCGGTCGGCCCGGGTGAGCGGGAACGGCACGAGCCCGCGCGGGTCGGACAGGCCGAACCCGCCGAGCACCGCGACGGTCCGCTTCCCGAAGTCCGGCTTGATCCGGTGCACCCGGAGCAGGAAGTCGGCACTGTTGCCCTTGGCCCCGTAGCCGTTGTCCGACAGGACGTCGAAGGTGCCGTCGTGGCGGCGGACGATACCGCTGAACCCCTGCACGGGCTGGCCCGGGAACGGCGGCGTGACCCCGTTGACCGGGTTCGTGCCCAGGTGCGCGCCGGAGGGCTCGCTGTCCGGCACGTACGTCTCGGCGGGCAGCGCGGCGAAGCCGGTCAGCGTGGCCCTGCCGTAGCCGCCCCGGTCGGGGTCGGCGGCGGGGTCGGCGGCGGCGGGCGCGGCGAGGCCGGCGACCAGCGCCCCGGCGCACGTCAGCAGGGCTGCGGAGCTCAGAAAACCTCTCATGGCGGGGACCCTAGGGGTGCCACGTGACGGGACCGCGAACAGCGGGCCAACGGGCGGCCCCCCGCGCGGGACCGCCCGCCGTGCCCGCCCGTCACCGCGGGACTGAATGAAACAGCAGAGAAGTGCTCCGCCCGTGGTCGCGGGCGGGACGGGAACGGCGTCAGAGACCGTAGCGGCTCTTGAGGTGGCGCCACCAGTCACGGAACATCCACGCGTCGAACTCCGTGATCGAGGACGCGCTGCCCGCCTTCGTCGGAGAGCCTCAGGGAAGCCGCCGCCTTGAGGCGGGATGAAATCAGGCTCCCCGCGGAGCAGGGCGGGGCGAACCGCCCAGCAGACGACCTTGACCAGCACGTTCGCTTACGGTCATCGCGACTCCAGGGTTCGGGGTGGGGTGACGGGCGACCGGCGCCCGGCCGCCGGTGCGGCGACGGCCGGGCGCCGGGTCTCACGGACCGTACGCCTTGACCTCCAGCAGGCCGACGGAGCTGCTTCCTGCGCCGGTGAGCAGCACCCGCAGCCGCGTCGTGCCGGTGGCCGTGAACGTGACGGTGTTGTACTGGTTCTTCGCCAGCCCGTACGCGCTCGCGCCGGGCACGTCGACGTAGGCGCTGCCGTTCCAGTACTGCAGCTTCCAGGACGCCGGCATGTCGATGCCCTGGTCGTCGTCGAAGAAGTACACCTCGGCCCGGTTCAACGTCCGCGCCGACGACCAGGTCAGGTCCACCCACTGCTGGCCGGTCTCCGGCCAGGTGCCCCACCGCGGGTTGACGGTGTCGTTGGACGAGGGCGGGTCGATCCCGTCGTTGACGGCGGCGACGCTCTCCCAGGAGGACGTGTACGACGCGGACGGCGTCGCCGCCGGCGCCACGTTGCCCGGCGGCGGCTGGACGCCGCCCCGGTTGTGCACCTTGATCTCGGTGAGCCCGGTCTTGGCGCCGGAGGCGTTGGTGGCCAGCACCCGCAGCCGCTGCGCCGTCACCGCCCCGAACGTCACCACGTTGTAGTTGGCCCGCGGCGTCGCGGGGCTCTTGACCTGGCTCGGGACGTTCACCCACGAGCTGCCGTTGTGGTACTGGACGTCGTAGGCCGACGGTGCCCGGTAGGTGCCGCCGGCCGGCCGGCTGTCCTTGAAGTACAGGCGCACCTCGTTGAACGTCCTGGCCGAGCCGAGGTTCAGCTCGTACCAGTCCTGGCTGTTGGGCGAGCCGCCGGCGCCCCAGAACGGCTCGTTGATCGGGTAACCGTCGATGGCGCCCGCCAGGTTGCTGCCGGAGCCGGTGTGGGAGGCGGAGGCGGTCGCGCCGGTGGCCAGGTTGGCGAGGTCGGCCGTCAGGTCCACGCCCGCCTTGGCCAGCAGGTCCACCATCCGGGCGCCGGTGTGGGCGACCTGGGTGGGCGCCCGCAGGCCGGGGACGGCCTGGCTGTGGGTGACCGTGCCCCCGGTGGTGACGTTGCCCGTGGCCGCGTCCCAGGTGAACGGCACGAGCGTGGACACCGTGGCGGCCCGGGTGCCGTTGACGAAGATCGAGTAGCCCTGCGGCACGCCGGGGTATCGGGTGACCCCGTCGGCCGGGTCGTCCCAGACGATCGTCAGGTCGGCGTTTCGGTAGCGCAGGTTGTTGACGGCGAAGTGACTCCAGCCGATGTCGATCGGCGACAGCTCCACCTTGGCGTCACCCCGCGGGCGCAGCCCCGCGACGTCCTCGATCACGGTCCAGTTGCTGCTGCCGAGGATGTTGTGGTGGATCCACGAGCGGTAGCTGATCGAGGAGCCGTTCCAGTCGGCCCAGAACTCGTTGGCGTCCGGCCACTGCGTGTTGCCGCCCACGTACTGCGCCCAGGCGTTCCAGTAGAGCAGCTTCTTGTAGTCGGTCGCCGACATCCACTCGTTGGGGTAGTTGCGCAGCACCGACGAGTAGAGCCTGAACTGCACGGTCGAGTTGATGGTGGAGAAGTTGTTCGAGCCCGGCTCCCCGGCCTCGGCCGCGGCCTGCTTGTCGACCTGGTCGGCCGTGTAGAAGGGGAAGATCGGGTAGTGCGCCGGGTCGTCGTACAGGCGCAGGCTCTGCCGGTAGGCG is drawn from Nonomuraea muscovyensis and contains these coding sequences:
- a CDS encoding NAD(P)/FAD-dependent oxidoreductase, whose product is MDGVWDLVVVGGGPAGAAAALRAAQLRPGARVLLLDKADFPRDKACGDGIAAHGRDELALLGLPDLIDDYRPTPHLSVVSPSGVRVSATAARPNHVVPRRVFDARLVAAARARGVEVRRHRVRDLRANGGDVVVDGTIRARAVVAADGAHSAVRRLIGLPAAAARHTAIAVRGYADVPPDDDAQLIAMQKEGWPAYAWSFPIGDGTANVGFGMLLPRLHAAGRPGRDVLHGRLAELLPDRPARDLRAHHLPLSTGRPAPGAGRVMLAGDAASLINPLTGEGIYYALLSGRLAGEAAVRAAADPLPAYRRSLRGALGRHLRTTDVLARLAQSPGFIDAAIGTAAHRKEVFDLLVEVGLGAGTVPPPIALAVARRWLRDSLTRRP
- a CDS encoding site-2 protease family protein is translated as MGSSIRLGRIAGVPVGLNISVLVIVAILVFGLAFGRFPAVFPGWPTVVYLLAGLVTAVLFLLSLLAHELAHAVMAQRHGIEVGRITLWLLGGVAELRGEPRSPGADLKIAIVGPLTSLVCAVVFAGVALLAAAAGGTPLLVGVFAYLAGVNVLLAVFNLIPAAPLDGGRVLRAALWARWGDRARAAIAAARAGRGFGYALIAVGFLQVVTGRGFEGLWLALIGLFLVNAASAEEQQAQLGTALHGLRVGDVMSDRLVVADPDESVSTLVEQVVLRHRLSTYPLVDTHGRFAGLVTLNRIRAVPTEARPLTRLRDIACPPEEVPSARPDEPLTELLTRMGGGADGRAVVLDPGGRLVGLLTPSDISRIIQTAGLRGSDPYLGPRGADVAVPYHDRDHPSRPPGEPPGGPPGGHPGGHRDAA
- a CDS encoding SpoIIE family protein phosphatase, producing the protein MQEQTTETTAAPTGPGPLASGLDELLAATVAVTKAHMGALFLLPPGEGVLLMSSAVGIPAPIAHQWVRIRLEDPVPAAAAVRERRLVWLADHEDMARRFPGVALSLPYHFSLAAMPIHAGGVDRGSLVLLWPEPHPAELTPHELEVMEGTTRRMGALIRRAADRGESLLPGSRPRILSPRGDGQVDPVAARAALDYLNRLPWGACAMDMEGRVTFITPQAADLLGVDPADLLCMRPWEVLPWMGDPVFEDHYRQAVLSHRPTSFTARHPSGRRLSFEFHSDPTGISVRIAPDLTAPPPAGEEQDHVAEAGKLRADALYNMVHLAATLTRAVTVQDVTDLVADQVMSVCDIQALALTIAENGRLRVVGARGYGRGFVDRYDGLPLDAPTSTCDALRSGDPEFYGNWEEYRQAYPDAVRYDDMSAWAVLPLITSGRPFGACLFGYDRPHMFNPDERATLTSLAGLIAQALERARLYDVKHQLAECLQASLLPSELPAVPGLQVAAHYLPATRGMDIGGDFYDLIRLDDTTVAAVIGDVQGHDMTAAALMGQVRTAIRAHATAGARPGDVLAHTNLLLIDLAPELFTSCLYVTLDLKRRRATLASAGHLPPLLRRPGEVARSVDLPPGLLLGLEPDADYLTREIAFPMGSVLALYTDGLIEAPGVDLDEGIAGLAEHLTRSADLPLHILAQLLIDQAESVDHRTDDTALLLLKSQP
- a CDS encoding CPBP family intramembrane glutamic endopeptidase; its protein translation is MHTQSPAAGTPVLGPRLIRAELFVVFAVSLGASGLVALVRLIGALTAPKDLKGQQAVLVGSMAPGRPWFDLTLQLVGIAVNVAPVALVAYLLVRSAESMRTIGMDLREPARDLRRGAALAAVIGGTGLAFYLLVYAMGVNLAVVAGNLPDEWWRVPVLLLAAAQNGVLEEVLVAGYLLHRLDQAGWSPWRAVALSAVLRGSYHLYQGFGGFVGNVVMGVVFGRLYQRWGRAMPLVVAHTLIDAVAFVGYAALRGRVSWLP
- a CDS encoding esterase-like activity of phytase family protein yields the protein MRGFLSSAALLTCAGALVAGLAAPAAADPAADPDRGGYGRATLTGFAALPAETYVPDSEPSGAHLGTNPVNGVTPPFPGQPVQGFSGIVRRHDGTFDVLSDNGYGAKGNSADFLLRVHRIKPDFGKRTVAVLGGFGLSDPRGLVPFPLTRADRTLTGADFDVESIVRAQDGTYWIGDEFGPFLLHADREGRLLDAPVELPGVRAPENPNLAGATPNLGRSKGFEGMARSVDGRRLYPLLEGTVTGDPAGTLRMYEFDLRKRAYTERRWTYRLDDPAHAIGDAIAVDRHRFLVIERDNLQGDAARVKRIYLADTRDRDGDGALDKTLVADLLDLADPRGLGGSGATFRFPFQTIEDVVILDDRTLGVLDDNNFPFSSGRTPGRPDDNEFITVRLTRGLKADPRVYR
- a CDS encoding discoidin domain-containing protein, translating into MSRVLAVLLLLAGLLAAGGPAHADQTIGFPSFSGPAIPAPPGSFTTGDTMQAIYDAESSGTDFWMDRLLARPGNDPAGTWLMSRGRALFMKTHTPGTLGFGGQVAYWESISGNNAYTVTLSPGTFTEQVSSRWQAPSHWKSVHTSGNVRVNQTKFITHNNVAVTNLSITNTGGSAATLQLRVTSPYATSGSGSELTGQVNAFNNLTTLYPRLTGDGFTVSSGGLNRSVTVAAGATVTAKVVMGFVTNEIPESRTEYDAYAGYSAATAFATHVRAYNRWWAQNVPYIDVPEPAIKKNIYYRWWLMRFNHLDADIPGQTFQFPTSTEGVLGYNNAIALTQPMHIDDLKYLRDPSYAYGNWLSVGQTSKNGRFLDNPGDPENWSNSYTQYIGEAAWKSYQIHGGQPGIAANLARYAEQDVKGQLAHYDTDGNKLIEYDWGALTGNDADAVSFHWKPGRMDRAESAYQYSGALAAAAAYEAIGNTAKANEMRTLATQIQNAITGVLWNPGRQLFEHRLKSTNEWVPWKEINNYYPFAVGAVPNTAAYRQSLRLYDDPAHYPIFPFYTADQVDKQAAAEAGEPGSNNFSTINSTVQFRLYSSVLRNYPNEWMSATDYKKLLYWNAWAQYVGGNTQWPDANEFWADWNGSSISYRSWIHHNILGSSNWTVIEDVAGLRPRGDAKVELSPIDIGWSHFAVNNLRYRNADLTIVWDDPADGVTRYPGVPQGYSIFVNGTRAATVSTLVPFTWDAATGNVTTGGTVTHSQAVPGLRAPTQVAHTGARMVDLLAKAGVDLTADLANLATGATASASHTGSGSNLAGAIDGYPINEPFWGAGGSPNSQDWYELNLGSARTFNEVRLYFKDSRPAGGTYRAPSAYDVQYHNGSSWVNVPSQVKSPATPRANYNVVTFGAVTAQRLRVLATNASGAKTGLTEIKVHNRGGVQPPPGNVAPAATPSASYTSSWESVAAVNDGIDPPSSNDTVNPRWGTWPETGQQWVDLTWSSARTLNRAEVYFFDDDQGIDMPASWKLQYWNGSAYVDVPGASAYGLAKNQYNTVTFTATGTTRLRVLLTGAGSSSVGLLEVKAYGP